In Flavobacterium endoglycinae, one DNA window encodes the following:
- a CDS encoding PAS domain S-box protein, with translation MNLINSSTVESLDITDYKYTFLKTGGDLGRLINDFKWHNTTLGSIEFWSENLCSSLSILLGSSVPSFLVWSDEHYFFYNDSFRPFLKNFVVDSDILGSPVNEVLHSEWKTAASTLNTMAASKIAKYEDNITTSLTQNAIVKDVYLTLSYRAVFDKKGATKGFFVTCIESSAAIPALIQSSSARSQLNSVLMQSNAGIAQANIEGRIIEVNERYCQMLGYSREEILKMNLGELTHPDDLEQNKILLQDCIVNGNDFLMTKRYVCKNGNEIWVNNSVSLVIDSENRKYLTAIAIDITEQKEKEKKLIASENRFKSLVGKAPVGTALFRGREFYLDLANDVMLGYWKKDNAIIGKKITDVLSDITNNEFFERLTQVYVSGSVYKASGALIVNKKTGEKNYFDYSLTPLFDENNAVYAILHICSDVTISVKAQNQIAENHNQLASIFEQSPVGIATLTVTEELVFQSANAFYCELVGREKKEIIGKPLLEALPEIKGQGFDGLLREVINSGKAYVANEVEVELFRNGKLEYVYVDLTYQLHHNLEGQPNIVLVIATDVTNQVLSRRKVEESEAKMQSIIAAAPAGIGLFVGRDLIIENPNQTFIDIVGKGPNIVGLPLREAMPELITEGQAYLKILDDIFETGIPFISPASLVKINQNGVLNNNYYNISYTPIYNNEGEIYAILDIAIDVTAQVKAQQEKEESEAHLELLRDTVPAMIFYLDKEMRYCSYNSVFMDWFSVGKQEAIGKTVREFIGEAAYAKTLPHLTIAYGGEQERYEMFAPSRMGVDRWLSIVYTPHKNAQGEVIGLIVHATDITQSKQTEIALRESESKLLTVIEAAPVSICLFVGEDLRIENPNHPFIANVNKGNSIQGMSIRDVFTDAHSKELINDVERVYRTGENFNADGIPGIHFKDNQPTYYNLSLTPLLDDADNVYAVLYVSSDVTKEITSIKKIEQAEEALRAAVEIAEMGTWSIDVATGVTTVSSRHAEIFGFKNTTMPVEEARSVIKESDLERVAQALAAAKNKETGGKYESEYKIINGITGQERIIHSVGQTYFNEEGKPLVISGTAKDITLQREMQLALENEVKLRTSELASVLYKLKETNKELEQSNYALKHSNEELAQFAYVASHDLQEPLRKIRFFADMLENGSSSLNSVEIIKKIGTSAERMRQLIGDLLTFSRLIQPEKIYQPVDLNAVIGNIWIDFELMIKEKNASIKIKELPVVQASGLQMNQLFYNLVSNSLKFTNPEVTPEITISSSIVTPEFVSDFTNSPLQPFNFHHIIFKDNGIGFEKSFENQIFEIFKRLHPQNIYPGSGIGLALCRRIVMNHQGVLHAESEPDKGSSFHVFLPVMI, from the coding sequence TTGAATTTAATAAATAGCAGTACGGTGGAGTCATTAGATATTACAGATTATAAGTATACATTTTTAAAAACGGGTGGTGATTTAGGTAGACTTATTAATGATTTCAAATGGCACAATACAACTCTTGGATCTATTGAATTTTGGAGCGAAAATCTTTGTTCTTCGCTAAGTATTCTGCTAGGTTCTTCTGTTCCTTCATTTTTGGTATGGAGCGATGAACATTATTTTTTTTACAATGATTCCTTTCGTCCTTTCTTAAAAAATTTCGTTGTTGATTCTGATATTTTAGGCAGCCCTGTAAATGAGGTGCTGCACTCAGAATGGAAAACGGCTGCTTCTACATTGAATACTATGGCAGCTAGTAAAATAGCGAAATATGAAGACAATATTACCACATCGCTCACTCAAAATGCTATTGTAAAAGATGTCTATTTAACTCTTAGTTACAGGGCTGTATTTGATAAAAAAGGAGCCACAAAAGGTTTTTTTGTAACCTGTATCGAAAGTTCTGCAGCTATACCGGCACTTATACAATCCAGCAGCGCTAGATCACAGCTAAACAGCGTATTAATGCAGTCTAATGCTGGAATCGCACAGGCGAATATAGAAGGCCGTATTATTGAAGTTAATGAACGTTACTGCCAGATGCTTGGTTATAGCCGTGAAGAGATTCTAAAAATGAATTTAGGAGAACTTACACATCCTGATGATTTAGAACAAAATAAGATTTTACTGCAAGACTGTATTGTGAATGGGAATGATTTTTTGATGACAAAACGGTATGTGTGTAAAAACGGAAATGAAATCTGGGTTAATAATAGTGTTTCTCTCGTTATTGATTCTGAAAATAGAAAATATTTAACGGCAATTGCTATTGATATTACAGAGCAGAAAGAAAAAGAAAAAAAACTGATTGCCAGCGAAAATCGCTTTAAAAGCCTCGTGGGCAAAGCACCTGTTGGGACTGCTTTATTTCGAGGCAGAGAATTTTATCTAGATCTTGCCAATGATGTAATGCTTGGTTACTGGAAAAAAGACAATGCTATAATTGGAAAGAAAATAACAGACGTTCTGTCTGATATTACCAATAATGAGTTTTTTGAACGTTTAACACAGGTATATGTCTCGGGTTCAGTTTACAAAGCTTCTGGTGCTTTAATTGTAAATAAAAAAACAGGCGAAAAGAATTATTTTGATTATTCCCTAACACCGCTTTTTGATGAAAATAATGCTGTTTATGCCATTCTTCATATTTGTTCAGATGTTACCATAAGTGTTAAAGCGCAAAATCAGATTGCAGAAAATCATAATCAGCTCGCCTCTATATTTGAGCAGTCTCCCGTTGGTATTGCTACTTTAACTGTTACTGAAGAACTTGTTTTTCAAAGTGCAAATGCTTTTTATTGTGAGCTTGTAGGACGCGAAAAGAAAGAAATAATAGGAAAACCACTGCTCGAAGCCCTTCCTGAAATAAAAGGACAGGGATTTGATGGGCTTTTAAGAGAGGTTATAAATTCTGGTAAAGCTTATGTAGCCAATGAAGTCGAAGTCGAACTCTTCCGAAATGGAAAACTTGAATATGTTTATGTAGACTTAACCTATCAGCTGCATCATAATCTAGAAGGCCAGCCTAATATTGTTTTGGTAATTGCAACAGATGTAACCAATCAAGTGCTAAGCCGTCGAAAAGTAGAGGAAAGTGAAGCGAAGATGCAGAGCATTATTGCAGCAGCTCCAGCAGGTATTGGGTTGTTTGTAGGACGTGATTTGATCATTGAAAATCCAAATCAGACTTTTATTGACATTGTGGGTAAAGGACCAAACATTGTGGGACTTCCATTAAGAGAAGCAATGCCGGAACTGATTACAGAAGGGCAGGCTTATTTGAAAATTTTAGATGATATTTTTGAAACAGGAATTCCATTTATTTCTCCAGCATCATTAGTAAAAATAAATCAGAATGGGGTTTTAAATAATAATTACTATAATATCTCGTATACGCCGATTTATAATAATGAAGGGGAAATTTATGCCATATTGGACATCGCAATTGATGTAACAGCTCAAGTAAAAGCACAGCAAGAAAAAGAAGAAAGTGAGGCTCATCTTGAATTATTACGAGATACAGTTCCAGCCATGATATTCTATTTAGATAAAGAAATGCGTTACTGTTCTTATAATTCTGTTTTTATGGACTGGTTTTCAGTTGGTAAACAAGAAGCAATTGGTAAAACAGTACGAGAATTCATTGGAGAAGCAGCGTATGCTAAAACTCTTCCGCATTTGACTATAGCCTATGGCGGGGAGCAGGAACGATACGAAATGTTTGCACCTTCGAGAATGGGCGTTGATCGCTGGCTCAGCATAGTGTATACTCCTCACAAAAATGCACAGGGAGAAGTAATTGGACTCATTGTTCATGCAACAGATATTACACAAAGTAAACAAACAGAAATTGCGCTTAGAGAAAGTGAATCAAAACTTTTAACGGTTATCGAAGCTGCCCCAGTGTCCATTTGTCTTTTTGTGGGAGAAGATCTGCGTATCGAAAATCCGAATCATCCTTTTATTGCAAATGTCAATAAAGGGAACTCTATACAAGGAATGTCAATTCGAGATGTATTTACAGACGCTCATTCAAAGGAATTAATTAATGATGTAGAAAGAGTATATCGAACTGGAGAAAACTTTAATGCAGACGGAATTCCTGGTATTCATTTTAAAGATAACCAGCCTACATATTATAATTTAAGTCTCACACCGTTATTGGATGATGCTGATAATGTGTATGCTGTTCTTTATGTAAGTTCTGATGTTACCAAAGAAATTACATCAATTAAAAAAATTGAACAAGCAGAAGAAGCCCTGCGTGCAGCAGTAGAAATTGCCGAAATGGGTACTTGGTCTATTGATGTTGCTACAGGTGTAACCACTGTTTCATCACGTCATGCTGAAATATTTGGATTTAAAAACACTACCATGCCAGTTGAAGAGGCAAGATCGGTAATTAAAGAATCTGATCTTGAAAGAGTTGCTCAGGCTTTGGCTGCTGCTAAGAACAAAGAAACAGGAGGAAAATACGAATCAGAATATAAAATTATTAATGGAATTACCGGACAGGAACGTATTATACATTCTGTGGGGCAGACGTATTTCAATGAAGAAGGTAAACCACTCGTCATTAGCGGCACTGCTAAAGATATTACGCTTCAAAGAGAAATGCAGTTAGCATTAGAAAATGAAGTGAAGTTAAGAACCAGCGAACTGGCAAGTGTACTCTATAAACTAAAAGAAACAAATAAAGAACTAGAACAGTCTAATTACGCACTGAAACACTCAAACGAAGAACTTGCTCAATTTGCCTATGTAGCAAGTCATGATTTGCAGGAACCATTGCGTAAAATCAGGTTTTTTGCCGATATGCTGGAAAATGGAAGCTCATCACTCAATTCTGTAGAAATAATTAAAAAGATAGGAACTTCTGCAGAACGTATGAGACAGCTTATAGGTGATTTGCTAACTTTTTCGCGTTTGATTCAGCCAGAAAAAATATATCAGCCAGTAGACTTAAATGCTGTAATTGGAAATATATGGATTGACTTTGAACTTATGATTAAGGAGAAAAATGCGTCAATTAAAATTAAGGAATTGCCAGTTGTACAAGCTTCTGGTTTACAAATGAATCAATTGTTTTACAACTTGGTTAGTAATTCTCTTAAGTTTACAAATCCAGAAGTTACTCCAGAAATTACAATTAGTTCATCAATAGTAACTCCCGAATTTGTTTCTGATTTTACTAACAGTCCGCTCCAACCGTTTAATTTTCATCATATAATTTTTAAAGATAATGGAATTGGTTTCGAGAAAAGTTTTGAAAATCAAATTTTTGAAATTTTTAAACGACTCCATCCGCAAAATATTTATCCAGGATCTGGAATTGGTCTGGCATTATGCCGAAGAATTGTTATGAATCATCAAGGAGTTTTACATGCAGAATCAGAACCAGATAAAGGCAGTTCGTTTCATGTTTTTCTGCCAGTTATGATCTAA
- a CDS encoding molybdopterin cofactor-binding domain-containing protein — protein MKNTVHFFLNGKPTTIENPSPDLLLIDYLRSPNVGLCGPKKPCGQGGCGGCTVILSEWDDKEQKANHLAINSCLRPVCAIGGLSVTTIEGTGAARKPDPKHLVQKSSSTRTNVTFDEDDSPVLDEAKKEAENKRIAVQEAIAKSTQSGTSVAEVKIIEEIAEFPSEETHSGINPVAYQLALNNGSQCGYCSVGFVMNMSEFIHNNPKATKKEIEQAFDGNLCRCTGYRSILTGMKTFASDWSKTDEIKKMDCKLDPVSKAQLPGNLEIPFPIEAQQPASGVSTNRWATPVTLSELAEILKNNENIRLVHANTSYGIYKNEYLDTTFYVDIRFIKELNIKNEITNGHLEFSASCTYTDLIKLLSEGIDKAKHNAKKTSKSDITTLEALDYMARRTAGRIVRNAATIGGNTMLVLKHIPIHTGEPFPSDLFTVLFAVEAKITYLLLEKNGQFKEYIQTAQELVEAVKIDPKLADNIVLKSYEVSLRDSNDIVFAQKVALREVNAHSIVNATTNFNINDESIVKSAIITFGGIAPYPWRAAETEKAMKNEKVTLKNIDTLLKILSKEVYNELIAQEERMKEVPNEGFTLEYRTQLAVSFFYKSVVNALTVKGISIPKNLLSIADNKWGNWPVSDGIQNYKPQDYKAPVAQPYIKVTAMYQTSGQTHYTHELPVPPLTLNGAFVQSQRALMNYSFAVYEKNATIAELRAHLKDKFPAFTDIITYENIKNGGRNYQGMGNDQPLFAEQLVSYVGQSIAMILASNEQEAIKIAAYVSEKCVQYTKPGNPWTGEWSEPIIDLLDAIKKGSIFPDAPVSASFASHIWKITRPGSQFDWVKKHQPTAPKTLIREEEITARKENVDNIPCTVVTASQLCGGQAHFYMEPQACIVTPIDEGRMKVQPSVQSPAAMHDTVALSLGMYHHQIEVKVPPVGGGFGGKTEQTRFVAGPTAVAAKATKTPVRLVIPRDEDTAMIGKRHAYYGEYEIAVDTGQYKPENKGILHGFQLKMWGDGGAFYDCSFIVSNCVQLRTDNAYKIQNFESQIDVCRTNTAPSTAMRAFGDVQGKNIVENAIDDAAVSIDMRPEDLREKNLYDRGDVTPFGQALTYCYMKQVWAYAKKVSNFESKYEEVQNFNKDNKWVKRGISMIPVKYGSGYNLLALEQSAAIVVVNSSDGTVIIHQGGVEIGQGLVTQAQQVAAYVLGIPMEMIFIDNVNTSVTPNPTSTGGSTGTPYSCEAVKQTCEDMRARLMEFGYQMLKENGEEWCKNKNIDFWNYGAGENKGWAKRVKNSSGNEIMIWQQLVNLAASQRVNLIASFNTKIKGGEVQIPAMTFKTEADQPNIPGIERTKNAHLGGGVDSFVGFTYSVACSVTEVDILTGEVKIISSDIIYDMGWSMNPAIDIGQIEGAFVQGIGYLLTEKLVSETEGPNIGRLNSTNTWRYKIPAVTTIPLEMNTFLFPRDEDSVKSIPEDPNQIFSAKEVGEPPLVLANSVFFAIKDAIRASRKERNLSPLFRLDAPATVQEVRRACEITEKNLVE, from the coding sequence ATGAAAAATACTGTACATTTTTTTCTAAATGGAAAACCTACCACCATAGAAAATCCTTCACCAGATTTGCTATTAATTGATTATTTAAGATCTCCAAATGTTGGTCTTTGCGGACCCAAAAAACCCTGTGGACAAGGAGGCTGCGGCGGTTGTACGGTTATTTTATCTGAATGGGATGATAAAGAACAAAAAGCCAATCATTTAGCGATAAACTCTTGTCTTAGACCCGTTTGTGCAATAGGCGGACTTTCAGTAACTACTATCGAAGGAACTGGTGCCGCTCGTAAACCCGATCCTAAACATTTAGTGCAAAAATCCAGTTCGACACGTACTAATGTTACGTTTGACGAAGACGACTCTCCAGTACTCGATGAAGCCAAAAAAGAAGCCGAAAACAAACGTATTGCTGTTCAAGAAGCTATTGCCAAAAGTACTCAAAGCGGAACTTCTGTTGCTGAAGTAAAAATCATAGAAGAAATCGCTGAATTTCCATCCGAAGAAACACATTCAGGTATAAATCCCGTGGCCTATCAATTGGCATTAAACAATGGAAGCCAGTGCGGTTACTGCAGTGTAGGATTTGTAATGAACATGTCTGAATTTATACACAATAACCCAAAAGCAACTAAAAAAGAAATAGAACAGGCATTTGATGGAAATTTATGTCGTTGTACTGGTTATCGCTCCATACTTACGGGAATGAAAACTTTTGCTTCTGACTGGAGTAAAACTGATGAAATAAAGAAAATGGACTGTAAGTTAGATCCTGTCAGTAAAGCTCAGCTTCCTGGCAATCTAGAAATTCCCTTTCCTATTGAAGCACAACAGCCAGCTTCTGGAGTTTCGACTAATCGATGGGCAACTCCTGTTACATTATCGGAATTAGCTGAAATTCTAAAAAATAACGAAAATATCCGTCTGGTTCATGCTAACACTTCTTACGGAATTTACAAAAATGAATATTTGGACACCACATTTTATGTTGACATTCGATTTATTAAAGAACTCAATATCAAGAACGAAATAACAAATGGACATCTTGAATTTTCAGCCAGCTGCACCTATACTGATTTAATAAAATTACTTTCTGAAGGTATTGACAAGGCCAAACACAACGCTAAAAAAACATCAAAATCTGATATTACTACTTTAGAAGCATTAGATTATATGGCACGCAGAACTGCCGGCCGTATCGTTCGTAATGCCGCCACAATTGGAGGTAATACGATGTTGGTATTAAAACACATTCCCATACATACGGGAGAACCTTTTCCATCTGATCTTTTTACGGTTTTATTTGCGGTAGAAGCAAAAATTACTTATCTCTTATTAGAAAAAAATGGCCAATTCAAAGAATACATACAAACAGCCCAAGAACTTGTTGAAGCAGTCAAAATTGATCCGAAACTGGCCGATAATATTGTTCTAAAATCGTATGAAGTTTCTTTACGAGACAGCAATGATATTGTGTTTGCACAAAAAGTCGCACTTCGTGAAGTGAACGCTCACAGTATTGTAAATGCTACTACTAATTTTAATATAAACGATGAATCCATCGTAAAATCGGCAATAATTACATTTGGTGGTATTGCTCCGTATCCGTGGAGAGCAGCAGAGACTGAAAAAGCAATGAAAAATGAAAAGGTAACATTAAAAAATATCGATACGCTCTTAAAAATTCTGTCAAAAGAAGTCTATAATGAACTTATTGCACAGGAAGAACGCATGAAAGAAGTTCCAAATGAAGGTTTTACTTTAGAATACCGCACACAATTAGCCGTTTCATTTTTTTACAAATCAGTTGTAAATGCTCTAACAGTTAAAGGGATTTCAATTCCTAAAAACCTTCTTTCAATTGCAGATAATAAATGGGGAAATTGGCCCGTGAGTGATGGGATCCAAAATTACAAACCCCAAGATTATAAAGCGCCTGTTGCACAGCCTTATATCAAAGTCACAGCGATGTACCAAACATCAGGACAAACTCATTACACGCACGAACTTCCAGTGCCGCCGCTTACTTTAAATGGAGCATTTGTGCAAAGTCAGAGAGCGCTTATGAATTATTCGTTTGCTGTCTATGAAAAGAATGCGACAATTGCAGAATTACGAGCACATTTAAAAGATAAATTTCCCGCTTTTACAGATATCATCACTTACGAAAATATTAAAAACGGAGGTCGTAATTACCAAGGAATGGGAAATGACCAGCCTCTTTTTGCAGAACAATTAGTAAGTTATGTAGGCCAATCTATTGCCATGATATTGGCTTCAAATGAACAGGAAGCCATCAAAATTGCGGCATATGTTTCTGAAAAATGCGTACAATACACCAAACCAGGAAATCCGTGGACGGGAGAATGGAGCGAACCTATTATAGATTTATTAGATGCTATTAAAAAAGGAAGTATTTTTCCAGATGCACCTGTCTCCGCTTCTTTTGCCTCTCATATTTGGAAAATAACCCGCCCCGGAAGTCAATTTGACTGGGTGAAAAAACATCAGCCAACGGCGCCTAAAACGCTCATCCGAGAAGAAGAAATAACGGCTCGAAAAGAAAATGTAGACAATATTCCTTGCACAGTTGTTACTGCTTCACAGCTTTGTGGCGGGCAAGCACATTTTTATATGGAACCACAAGCCTGTATTGTAACTCCAATTGATGAAGGACGCATGAAAGTGCAGCCCTCAGTTCAAAGTCCTGCAGCTATGCACGATACAGTTGCCTTATCATTAGGAATGTACCATCATCAAATTGAAGTAAAGGTTCCACCTGTTGGGGGCGGATTTGGAGGAAAAACCGAACAAACCCGTTTTGTTGCCGGACCAACTGCAGTAGCGGCAAAAGCGACCAAAACTCCTGTTCGATTAGTAATTCCGCGTGATGAAGATACCGCCATGATAGGAAAACGTCATGCTTATTATGGTGAATATGAAATTGCTGTTGATACAGGACAATATAAACCAGAAAACAAGGGAATACTTCACGGTTTTCAACTAAAAATGTGGGGCGATGGCGGTGCCTTTTATGACTGTTCATTCATTGTTTCTAACTGTGTACAGCTTCGTACCGATAATGCTTATAAGATTCAAAATTTTGAAAGCCAAATCGATGTCTGCCGTACCAATACTGCTCCCAGCACTGCAATGCGTGCTTTTGGAGATGTACAAGGAAAGAATATTGTTGAAAATGCAATAGACGATGCAGCAGTTTCCATCGATATGAGACCAGAAGATTTACGTGAAAAAAATCTTTACGACCGTGGTGATGTGACTCCGTTTGGGCAGGCGCTTACTTATTGCTATATGAAACAAGTATGGGCTTACGCAAAGAAAGTTTCAAATTTTGAATCCAAATACGAAGAAGTTCAAAATTTCAACAAAGACAACAAATGGGTTAAAAGAGGAATTTCTATGATTCCTGTAAAATATGGTTCAGGATACAACTTACTTGCGTTAGAACAATCAGCCGCTATTGTGGTGGTAAACTCAAGTGACGGAACGGTAATAATCCATCAAGGAGGCGTTGAAATTGGGCAGGGTTTAGTAACTCAGGCACAACAAGTCGCTGCCTATGTTTTAGGAATTCCAATGGAAATGATTTTTATTGATAATGTCAATACAAGCGTAACCCCAAACCCTACCAGTACAGGAGGTTCTACCGGAACTCCATATTCTTGTGAAGCCGTAAAACAAACCTGCGAAGACATGCGAGCAAGACTTATGGAATTTGGTTACCAAATGCTGAAGGAAAACGGAGAAGAATGGTGTAAAAATAAAAACATAGATTTTTGGAACTACGGTGCAGGCGAAAATAAAGGCTGGGCTAAAAGAGTTAAGAACAGCAGCGGAAATGAAATCATGATCTGGCAGCAGCTTGTCAATTTAGCAGCATCCCAGCGTGTTAATCTGATTGCTTCTTTTAATACGAAAATAAAAGGCGGTGAAGTACAAATTCCCGCTATGACATTTAAAACAGAAGCAGACCAGCCTAATATTCCCGGTATAGAACGTACTAAAAATGCACATCTGGGCGGCGGGGTTGATTCATTTGTCGGTTTTACCTATTCGGTAGCGTGCTCTGTTACTGAAGTGGATATTCTTACTGGAGAAGTAAAAATCATCAGCTCTGACATTATTTATGATATGGGATGGAGTATGAATCCTGCTATAGACATCGGGCAAATTGAAGGTGCTTTTGTTCAAGGTATCGGCTATCTTTTAACTGAAAAACTAGTATCAGAAACGGAGGGACCAAATATAGGACGCTTAAATTCAACCAATACCTGGCGCTACAAAATTCCTGCCGTAACCACTATTCCACTGGAAATGAATACGTTTCTTTTCCCTAGAGATGAAGATTCGGTAAAAAGCATTCCTGAAGATCCGAACCAAATATTTTCTGCAAAAGAAGTTGGCGAACCTCCTCTAGTTCTGGCGAACAGTGTCTTCTTTGCCATAAAAGATGCCATCCGTGCTTCGAGAAAAGAGCGAAACCTTTCCCCTCTTTTTCGCTTAGACGCCCCAGCTACCGTACAAGAAGTACGCAGAGCCTGTGAAATAACTGAAAAAAACCTAGTAGAATAA
- a CDS encoding aldo/keto reductase has protein sequence MKQIKLGNQGLIIPQIGLGCMGMTGFEEGNMYGPADEKEAIYTIHRSLELGGNFLDTADLYGPLKNEQLIAKAIGKERDKYILAAKFGWEIDDNGKVTWAINGSRNYIKKAVERSLKNLNTDCIDLYYMHRLDKNTPIEETVSAMRELVKEGKVKYIGLSEVSSETIQKAHNVHPITAVQSEYSLFERTAEERGVLKTLEELGIGFVAYSPLGRGFLSGQIRSIDDLPENDFRRAIPRFQENYFHKNIELVKEVEKMAEEKNVTSSQLALAWIISKGIVPIPGTKRRKYLEQNIASANIELSQSDLLKLESIVPLGTDTGAPYDEFSMGLLD, from the coding sequence ATGAAACAGATTAAATTAGGAAATCAAGGATTAATCATTCCGCAAATTGGCTTGGGATGCATGGGAATGACCGGATTTGAAGAAGGAAATATGTACGGTCCAGCTGACGAAAAAGAAGCGATTTATACGATTCATCGTTCGCTAGAACTTGGAGGAAATTTTCTAGATACGGCAGATTTGTACGGGCCTTTAAAGAATGAGCAATTAATAGCAAAAGCTATTGGAAAAGAACGTGATAAATATATTTTAGCTGCAAAATTCGGATGGGAAATTGATGACAATGGAAAGGTAACCTGGGCCATCAATGGAAGTCGAAATTATATCAAAAAAGCGGTTGAACGTTCACTTAAAAATTTAAATACAGATTGTATTGATCTGTATTATATGCATCGTTTGGACAAAAATACACCAATTGAAGAAACGGTAAGTGCAATGAGAGAGCTTGTTAAAGAAGGAAAAGTGAAATACATTGGACTTTCGGAAGTGTCCTCTGAAACTATACAAAAAGCCCATAATGTTCATCCTATAACTGCTGTTCAAAGTGAATATTCTTTATTTGAAAGAACTGCAGAAGAAAGAGGTGTACTAAAAACATTGGAGGAATTAGGAATCGGTTTTGTTGCGTATTCGCCTTTAGGACGTGGTTTTTTATCAGGACAAATTCGTTCTATTGATGATCTTCCCGAAAATGATTTCCGCAGAGCTATTCCTCGTTTTCAGGAAAACTATTTTCATAAAAACATCGAACTGGTAAAAGAAGTTGAAAAAATGGCTGAAGAAAAAAATGTAACCTCATCCCAGCTGGCTTTGGCATGGATCATCAGCAAAGGAATTGTACCTATTCCGGGAACTAAGCGCAGAAAATATTTGGAACAAAATATTGCTTCCGCAAATATAGAATTGAGTCAATCTGATCTTTTAAAACTGGAAAGTATTGTACCTTTAGGAACAGATACTGGAGCTCCTTATGATGAATTCAGTATGGGACTTTTAGATTAA
- a CDS encoding helix-turn-helix domain-containing protein: MNTIASVSAFHRLLSLPEPKHPMVSVINLSKSIFLEDEIWKGFVNKFYCVALKRDAKGKIRYGQGHYDYDKGVLSFTAPNQVQYLDLHNMECGAGYLLIFHEDFILKHPLAQKIFDFGFFSYAVNEALHLSEQEEKYLIEILDRIDKECQHIDHHTQDIILSQIDLLLHYSSRFYERQFITRKNNSHALLAKFEKFINDYYSDRAAEKGLLSVAMIADAMNLSPNYLSDFLKIHTGRNTKEHIYEKLINKAKEKLSATELSVSEIAYDLGFEHPQSFSTLFKKRTQMAPLEFREKIRNN; this comes from the coding sequence ATGAACACAATTGCATCCGTATCTGCTTTTCACCGACTGCTTTCTCTTCCAGAACCCAAACATCCTATGGTAAGCGTGATCAATTTATCTAAAAGTATTTTTCTGGAAGATGAAATCTGGAAAGGATTTGTCAATAAATTTTACTGTGTTGCTCTAAAAAGAGACGCTAAAGGAAAAATTAGATACGGTCAAGGACATTACGATTATGATAAAGGCGTTTTAAGTTTTACTGCCCCTAATCAGGTGCAGTATTTGGACTTACATAATATGGAATGCGGAGCGGGTTATTTGCTGATATTCCATGAAGATTTTATTTTGAAACATCCATTGGCACAGAAAATATTCGATTTTGGATTTTTCTCTTACGCTGTAAATGAAGCATTACATCTTTCAGAACAAGAAGAAAAATACCTTATTGAAATACTCGATCGAATTGACAAAGAATGTCAGCATATTGATCATCATACTCAGGATATTATCCTTTCGCAGATTGATCTGCTTTTACACTATTCAAGCCGATTTTATGAAAGACAATTCATAACGCGAAAAAACAACAGTCATGCACTTCTTGCTAAGTTCGAAAAGTTTATTAATGATTACTATAGTGATAGAGCTGCAGAGAAAGGTCTTTTAAGCGTAGCCATGATTGCAGATGCTATGAATCTTTCTCCAAATTACCTCAGCGATTTCCTAAAGATACACACCGGAAGAAATACAAAAGAACATATTTATGAAAAGCTAATTAATAAAGCCAAAGAAAAACTATCTGCTACAGAATTATCTGTGAGTGAAATTGCTTATGATCTTGGTTTTGAACATCCGCAGTCATTTAGTACATTATTTAAAAAAAGAACCCAAATGGCGCCTTTAGAATTTAGAGAGAAGATTAGGAATAATTGA